AATCTGAACACGAAGGCAACAATATGGAGAAATTTAATGAAGTCACAGTAGAACAGCCAAgcgatgatgatgctgatgcaAACTCTGCCAGATCCATTGTTGGTAACCCCGCCACATCATCTACACCAAGGTCACAACGTTCAAGTAGGGGTTCAAAGAACCCTTCTATAATGGGTGATCTCATTGTTGTGGTGGGAGAAATGGCATCTGCCATTAAGAACCCCACCCATTTGATGGAGACCTTGTATGCAAAGGTTATGGAGGCTGATGGTTTTTATAAGAAGGAACTTATTGAGGTGTTTGATTATCTGCAGCTTCATGAGAATAAGGCAAGAGGATTCCTAGTGAACGATATGGAACTCAGGAAGGATTGGATTGAAAAATTTCTATCTAAGATGGATTGATTTAGCACCTACAGTGCTTGGGCCTCACTTAACTGGATCTTGCTTCTACTACCTAGTTATTTTATTGCATGTTTCTGCATTTCATGCATCATGATTGACTCATGTTTTGTTATGGGGTGACCTAGCATGGGACATCTTGCTGTGGTTGCATCTGTTTAtgcatttcatttgttttggCTTTTTGCATTTCATGTTGTTGACATGTGTATGTTTGTCTAGACCTACTTGTATTTTTGTTGCTCTACCAGGTTtagatatttgtttgtttgtcacTAACATGGCtatcttcctttttttgtttgaatttcagGTTATGGTAGGATGGCAATGATGAAAGGTAAATTGTAACATTGCACTGAGGCATAGTTTTGTAATATGAGACAAAGTCCAAAATGGGGCACTAGCGGGGCAAATTGACGGCACTTCGATGCCAGTATTTTCCAGCCATTGCGTATCTGATTTGCTAATTTGGTTGttgtactattttatttttaggttgtaaccaattttttatgtgattatttgttattaacTAATTTATACAAGTGTAGCGAGGCAATTAGGAGGCACATAGTGCCTCCAACACAGCCACCTTGTATAGTTTTCGATTGTTTTCACAAATAGAACATGTGCCAATGAATATGCTTAATTGTCACTCTTGCTATTACCTAAGCCATGCCAAGAAGACAAGACTTTCTTTGGTTCAACACCAGTCAGACATGTAAGTATATATCTGCTTTATACAACTCCTTTGATTAATAATAACTCACATGAACACATTATGATATTCTCTTCATCTCGTACAGGTTATTGGTCCTTgttatatttgtattctttcAACACGTGACATATATGGTGTGTTTCTATCCAGTTCTTATTGGAGTGTACatgttcatataatttttttgttttagccaTTGATGTTGTCATACCCACCCCTtttaccgaggtaaa
This sequence is a window from Dioscorea cayenensis subsp. rotundata cultivar TDr96_F1 unplaced genomic scaffold, TDr96_F1_v2_PseudoChromosome.rev07_lg8_w22 25.fasta BLBR01001076.1, whole genome shotgun sequence. Protein-coding genes within it:
- the LOC120255571 gene encoding uncharacterized protein LOC120255571 yields the protein MEGIERATEKSSSKASSSKRGTSNKRWKAGYDSLFIPLLVEQVRDLNGASWDDATKTITLDPMVALTYVEAHPAAKAFINKPIENYEALRIICGNNMEKFNEVTVEQPSDDDADANSARSIVGNPATSSTPRSQRSSRGSKNPSIMGDLIVVVGEMASAIKNPTHLMETLYAKVMEADGFYKKELIEVFDYLQLHENKARGFLVNDMELRKDWIEKFLSKMD